In Brassica rapa cultivar Chiifu-401-42 chromosome A06, CAAS_Brap_v3.01, whole genome shotgun sequence, a single window of DNA contains:
- the LOC103874061 gene encoding calmodulin-binding protein 60 C, with product MHTRYMERTNSMREKRKLEEEDDNNNQQPERKRPALASVIVEALKMDSLQRLCSSLEPILRRVVSEEVERALAKLGPARVSERSSPKRIEGIGGRNLQLQFRSRLSVPLFTGGKIEGEQGAAIHVVLLDSTTGRVLTTGPEASAKLDVVVLDGDFNNEDDEGWSEEEFESHLVKERQGKRPLLTGDVQVTLKEGVGTLGELIFTDNSSWIRCRKFRLGLKVSSGYCEGMRVREAKTEAFTVKDHRGELYKKHYPPALDDEVWRLEKIGKDGAFHKKLNKAGIYNVKEFLRLMVKDAQKLRTILGSGMSNRMWETLAEHSKTCVLSEMLYVYYPEDSVGVVFNNIYEFSGLISGKQYYPADSLSDSQKVYVDGLVRKAYENWDQVIEYDSKSLMNFNQVNKVDALDYSMPVSVPSQPSTSYSGEASVYSQSQGTSFPAQSQLADTTSYMHFGNSSYAPPQDQLINNTHESQIMINSNGGERLALGQTTGSQNQHLVQPPPEINHFNDWSNTGNRGGGDGFLSEEEIRARSNEMLENDDMQQLLRLFCMSGGGGGGGGPQTPMNMGEDGLGFQSFGQSSMDGYGEDRSQPGKPVVGWLKIKAAMRWGFFIRRKAAQRRAQIVELDDDQ from the exons ATGCATACGAGGTATATGGAGAGGACTAATAGTAtgagagaaaagagaaaacttgaggaagaagatgataatAACAATCAGCAGCCTGAGCGTAAAAGGCCAGCTCTTGCAAG TGTGATTGTGGAAGCCCTGAAGATGGATAGTTTACAGAGGCTTTGCTCTTCTTTGGAACCCATTCTTCGCCGAGTG GTAAGTGAAGAGGTGGAGCGAGCATTGGCGAAACTAGGCCCTGCAAGAGTTAGTGAGAG GTCTTCTCCTAAACGTATCGAAGGCATTGGTGGAAGAAACTTACAGCTACAGTTCAGGTCTAGATTGTCTGTTCCTTTGTTCACCGGAGGGAAGATAGAAGGGGAGCAAGGCGCCGCCATCCACGTTGTACTTCTAGATTCCACAACAGGACGTGTACTGACAACAGGACCCGAAGCTTCTGCTAAGCTCGATGTCGTTGTGCTCGACGGTGATTTCAACAACGAAGACGATGAAGGCTGGAGTGAAGAAGAGTTCGAAAGTCATTTGGTGAAAGAGCGTCAAGGGAAGAGGCCTCTTTTGACCGGTGACGTGCAGGTGACGTTGAAAGAAGGCGTGGGGACGTTAGGTGAGCTTATCTTTACGGATAACTCGAGTTGGATAAGGTGCAGAAAGTTTAGGCTGGGGTTGAAGGTTTCTTCTGGTTACTGTGAGGGGATGCGTGTGCGTGAGGCGAAGACGGAAGCTTTTACAGTCAAGGACCATCGTGGAGAGT TGTACAAGAAACATTATCCACCTGCGTTGGATGATGAGGTATGGAGGTTGGAGAAGATTGGAAAGGACGGAGCGTTCCATAAGAAACTGAACAAAGCAGGGATCTACAATGTTAAAGAGTTCTTGCGTCTTATGGTCAAGGATGCTCAGAAGCTAAGGACT ATTCTTGGGAGTGGGATGTCAAATAGGATGTGGGAGACACTTGCTGAGCATTCAAAGACATGCGTCTTGAGTGAAATGCTTTATGTGTACTATCCTGAGGACTCGGTTGGTGTTGTTTTCAACAATATTTATGAATTTAGTGGTCTCATCTCTGGGAAGCAGTATTATCCTGCTGATTCTCTTTCTGACAGCCAAAAG GTTTATGTGGATGGATTGGTGAGGAAAGCAtatgaaaactgggatcaagTTATTGAGTATGACAGCAAGTCACTTATGAACTTCAATCAAGTTAACAAAGTGGATGCTTTGGATTACTCTATGCCAGTTTCTGTTCCAAGCCAACCCTCTACATCTTATTCTGGTGAAG caTCAGTGTACAGCCAGAGTCAGGGTACAAGCTTCCCGGCTCAGTCTCAGCTAGCTGATACTACTTCTTACATGCACTTTGGAAACAGTTCATATGCACCACCGCAAGACCAGCTGATTAACAACACTCATGAATCACAAATCATGATCAATAGCAATGGCGGTGAGAGACTGGCCCTAGGTCAAACAACAGGATCGCAAAACCAGCACTTGGTTCAGCCTCCTCCTGAGATCAACCATTTTAATGATTGGTCAAACACAGGGAACAGAGGAGGAGGTGATGGGTTTTTATCAGAGGAGGAGATAAGGGCAAGAAGTAATGAAATGCTGGAGAACGATGATATGCAGCAGCTGTTGAGACTCTTTTGCATgagcggtggtggtggtggtggtggtggcccGCAAACTCCTATGAACATGGGGGAAGACGGGTTAGGGTTCCAATCTTTTGGTCAGTCTTCAATGGATGGTTATGGAGAAGACCGTTCGCAGCCGGGTAAGCCTGTTGTTGGATGGCTAAAGATCAAAGCAGCTATGAGATGGGGCTTCTTCATCAGAAGGAAAGCTGCTCAGAGACGTGCGCAGATTGTTGAACTCGATGACGACCAATAA
- the LOC103874058 gene encoding uncharacterized protein LOC103874058 isoform X4: MPINKDPSTPPPVIGKIGPYTVFMTPPATPKPPESPAAVSQKAILQPPVLPPPQQFKSVASSSEQDSSVLGFLKNAATKVQNAHSSVDDHLVRWFGLNQSKYQWALDEYYQDKGSGSA; encoded by the exons ATGCCAATCAACAAAGACCCATCAACACCTCCGCCTGTCATCGGAAAGATCGGGCCTTACACTGTCTTCATGACTCCTCCGGCGACTCCAAAACCACCTGAGTCTCCTGCCGCCGTGTCTCAGAAGGCTATCCTTCAACCGCCGGTTCTTCCTCCGCCGCAGCAGTTTAAATCGGTGGCTTCGTCCTCTGAACAAGACAGCTCAGTTTTGGGTTTCCTCAAAAACGCCGCCACAAAGGTTCAAAATG CACACTCAAGCGTGGATGATCACTTGGTGAGATGGTTTGGGTTAAACCAATCTAAGTACCAGTGGGCTTTGGACGAGTATTACCAAGACAAAGGATCT GGAAGTGCGTGA
- the LOC103874062 gene encoding small nuclear ribonucleoprotein E, whose translation MASTKVQRIMTQPINLIFRFLQSKARIQIWLFEQKDLRIEGRITGFDEYMNLVLDEAEEVSIKKNTRKPLGRILLKGDNITLMMNTGK comes from the exons ATGGCGAGCACCAAAGTTCAGAGGATTATGACCCAACCTATC AACTTGATTTTTAGGTTTCTTCAAAGT AAAGCTAGGATCCAGATTTGGCTATTTGAGCAGAAAGATCTGAGGATTGAAGGAAGGATTACT GGTTTTGACGAGTACATGAACCTAGTGTTGGATGAAGCTGAAGAAGTGAGCATCAAGAAGAACACCAGGAAACCACTTG GAAGGATTCTACTCAAAGGAGACAACATAACTCTGATGATGAACAC GGGAAAGTAA
- the LOC103874058 gene encoding uncharacterized protein LOC103874058 isoform X3, which translates to MPINKDPSTPPPVIGKIGPYTVFMTPPATPKPPESPAAVSQKAILQPPVLPPPQQFKSVASSSEQDSSVLGFLKNAATKVQNAHSSVDDHLVRWFGLNQSKYQWALDEYYQDKGSRWKQRN; encoded by the exons ATGCCAATCAACAAAGACCCATCAACACCTCCGCCTGTCATCGGAAAGATCGGGCCTTACACTGTCTTCATGACTCCTCCGGCGACTCCAAAACCACCTGAGTCTCCTGCCGCCGTGTCTCAGAAGGCTATCCTTCAACCGCCGGTTCTTCCTCCGCCGCAGCAGTTTAAATCGGTGGCTTCGTCCTCTGAACAAGACAGCTCAGTTTTGGGTTTCCTCAAAAACGCCGCCACAAAGGTTCAAAATG CACACTCAAGCGTGGATGATCACTTGGTGAGATGGTTTGGGTTAAACCAATCTAAGTACCAGTGGGCTTTGGACGAGTATTACCAAGACAAAGGATCT CGGTGGAAGCAACGCAATTAA
- the LOC103874063 gene encoding uncharacterized protein LOC103874063, which yields MGLFSFWKLLKEVVGMLNESRKLFLKNKKLMFSVFVFYLVLNGLLYLFNVLTITPEITNLTQDLNLLPTMDPSSPEYMAQLMKVFADFRLFVVSSDIFNAVSFIINILSVLVIVHASALTYKKENVKFKDFVVLILKSWKGPLVTSFYISLFSLGYCLFFLIIIFPILLSSLSIASLFSLVSKIFVLLVLFLLFASYLATVWYLSIVISVLEETYGIQALGEAAKIVKGMKPKLFLLNIFYGLLIFGLAQIVALVSLSVDRSQSFTLATGLYLAVLTFVAMFLLMTYTVAYFQCKSPHGEDVERLRDVEYTTLPTTSLIGA from the coding sequence ATGGGTCTATTTTCGTTTTGGAAACTTCTAAAGGAGGTGGTGGGTATGTTAAACGAATCCCGCAAACTCTTTCTCAAGAACAAGAAGCTGATGTTCTCTGTCTTTGTATTTTATCTCGTGCTCAATGGTTTACTTTACTTATTCAACGTCCTTACTATTACACCCGAGATAACAAACTTGACTCAAGATTTAAATTTGTTACCTACGATGGATCCTAGCAGCCCGGAATACATGGCCCAACTTATGAAGGTCTTTGCAGATTTTCGCCTATTTGTCGTTTCTTCAGACATCTTTAACGCTGTCTCCTTCATCATCAACATATTATCCGTTCTAGTCATCGTCCACGCTTCAGCTCTTACTTATAAAAAGGAGAACGTCAAGTTCAAAGATTTTGTGGTTCTAATTCTTAAATCTTGGAAGGGACCTCTTGTGACCTCTTTCTACATTTCTCTCTTTAGTCTTGGCTATTGCTTGTTCTTCCTTATAATCATTTTTCCTATTCTTTTGTCATCTTTGAGTATTGCTTCCTTGTTTTCCTTGGTATCCAAGATTTTCGTTTTACTCGTTCTGTTCTTATTGTTTGCGTCTTATTTAGCTACTGTCTGGTACCTATCTATTGTCATATCAGTACTGGAGGAAACTTATGGGATACAAGCTTTGGGAGAAGCTGCAAAGATTGTTAAAGGGATGAAGCCAAAACTATTCCTCTTGAATATTTTCTACGGTTTATTGATCTTTGGTTTAGCTCAGATCGTGGCTCTAGTGAGTCTATCGGTCGATAGGAGCCAGTCATTTACCTTAGCCACCGGTTTGTATCTAGCGGTGTTAACATTTGTGGCGATGTTTTTACTTATGACTTACACCGTTGCATATTTCCAATGTAAGAGCCCCCACGGTGAAGACGTTGAGAGGCTGCGGGATGTTGAGTATACGACACTACCCACTACTTCGCTTATAGGAGCATGA
- the LOC103874060 gene encoding VIN3-like protein 2 isoform X1: protein MVLSILVGTSCSISVVMDSSLDGDSMKGRKMSVDEKRKLVHELSKDSDLAFEALQVWTHEEIRQVLCAELGKERKYKNLTKAQLINSLLKTVSEKKAPTPIKGNSGGDQEDRKRDSSTTTTKTTKRNSKRQRKNATPTRYVSAESVNKAKGGIYCKNLACQAMLRQEDLFCQRCSCCVCHKYDDNKDPSLWLTCGSDPPFPGDSCGLSCHLDCAFKNEKSGLKPSSDVDGCFYCVSCGKTNSLLECWKKQLLIAKETRSVDVLCNRLVLAQKLLKGTEKYIKLSETVEEAVMSLETELCGGPLTDLPSAMCRGNVNRLGSASKVKDLCSSALKSLQDTPECCFKVVSLRGGKQSSVDETKVSTRTLQEEEEETVSEKVVNGKSSTSCGFGLEDCVKIMRQLECSGYVDKSFRQEFLTWYSLRASAQEMNVVKTFIDAFGDDSVALAEQLVDTFSDCISRKR, encoded by the exons ATG GTTTTGAGTATTCTGGTTGGTACCTCCTGTTCTATCTCTGTTGTCATGGACTCTTCTCTCGACG GTGACTCCATGAAAGGCAGAAAAATGAGCGTTGATGAAAAGAGAAAGCTTGTTCATGAACTCTCAAAAGATTCGGATTTAGCCTTCGAAGCCTTGCAGGTGTGGACCCATGAAGAGATTCGACAGGTCTTATGCGCAGAGTTAGGGAAAGAAAGAAAGTACAAGAACTTGACGAAAGCTCAGCTCATCAACAGCCTCTTGAAAACTGTGTCAGAGAAAAAAGCTCCAACGCCTATTAAAGGAAACTctggaggagatcaagaagacaGGAAGAGAGactcatcaacaacaacaacaaaaacaactaAGAGAAACTCAAAAAGACAAAGGAAGAACGCTACTCCTACTCGCTATGTGAGCGCTGAATCGGTTAATAAAGCTAAAGGCGGTATCTACTGTAAGAACTTGGCTTGTCAAGCTATGCTGAGACAAGAAGACTTGTTCTGTCAAAGGTGTTCTTGTTGTGTCTGCCACAAGTATGATGACAATAAAGATCCTAGTCTCTGGTTAACCTGCGGTTCTGATCCTCCCTTCCCCGGTGATTCTTGTGGCTTGTCTTGCCATCTGGATTGTGCTTTCAAGAATGAAAAATCAGGTCTCAAGCCAAGTAGTGACGTTGATGGATGCTTCTACTGTGTCTCCTGTGGCAAAACAAACAGCTTGCTTGA gTGTTGGAAGAAGCAACTGTTGATTGCAAAGGAAACCAGAAGCGTTGACGTGCTTTGTAACCGTCTTGTATTGGCTCAGAAGCTTCTCAAGGGCACGGAGAAGTACATAAAGCTTTCTGAGACCGTGGAGGAAGCTGTGATGAGTTTAGAAACTGAGTTGTGTGGTGGTCCTCTTACTGATCTTCCATCGGCAATGTGTAGAGGAAACGTAAACAGGCTTGGCTCAGCGTCAAAAGTGAAGGATCTTTGCTCTTCTGCTTTGAAATCTCTCCAAGATACACCAGAGTGTTGCTTCAAAGTTGTTTCCCTTAGAGGCGGCAAACAGTCCAGCGTAGATGAAACCAAAGTCTCTACAAGAACccttcaagaagaagaagaagaaactgttTCAGAGAAGGTGGTCAATGGTAAGAGTTCAACAAGCTGCGGGTTTGGGCTGGAGGATTGCGTGAAGATTATGAGACAGCTTGAGTGTTCAGGTTATGTTGATAAGAGTTTCAGACAGGAGTTCCTGACTTGGTATAGCTTAAGAGCCAGTGCTCAGGAGATGAACGTTGTGAAGACATTCATTGATGCTTTCGGGGACGATTCAGTAGCTTTAGCTGAGCAGCTCGTCGACACATTCTCTGATTGCATATCAAGAAAGCGGTGA
- the LOC103874058 gene encoding uncharacterized protein LOC103874058 isoform X1 codes for MPINKDPSTPPPVIGKIGPYTVFMTPPATPKPPESPAAVSQKAILQPPVLPPPQQFKSVASSSEQDSSVLGFLKNAATKVQNAHSSVDDHLVRWFGLNQSKYQWALDEYYQDKGSVSEDVLISGTIIQILNHVHPQKHRREVRLLRESKEHRVWTSPDSGKELCRKNRFHCFAILEQRSFNELLLIMFFLLPRMFGFL; via the exons ATGCCAATCAACAAAGACCCATCAACACCTCCGCCTGTCATCGGAAAGATCGGGCCTTACACTGTCTTCATGACTCCTCCGGCGACTCCAAAACCACCTGAGTCTCCTGCCGCCGTGTCTCAGAAGGCTATCCTTCAACCGCCGGTTCTTCCTCCGCCGCAGCAGTTTAAATCGGTGGCTTCGTCCTCTGAACAAGACAGCTCAGTTTTGGGTTTCCTCAAAAACGCCGCCACAAAGGTTCAAAATG CACACTCAAGCGTGGATGATCACTTGGTGAGATGGTTTGGGTTAAACCAATCTAAGTACCAGTGGGCTTTGGACGAGTATTACCAAGACAAAGGATCT GTCTCTGAAGATGTGTTAATCTCTGGAACCATCATTCAAATTCTCAATCACGTACATCCCCAAAAGCACCGCCGCGAAGTACGTCTTTTACGAGAATCCAAGGAACATCGTGTGTGGACTTCTCCGGACAGTGGGAAAGAGCTCTGCCGCAAAAATA GGTTTCATTGCTTTGCAATTTTGGAGCAGAGGAGTTTCAACGAGCTTCTtcttatcatgttttttttgttgccaAGGATGTTTGGCTTCCTGTGA
- the LOC103874058 gene encoding uncharacterized protein LOC103874058 isoform X2: MPINKDPSTPPPVIGKIGPYTVFMTPPATPKPPESPAAVSQKAILQPPVLPPPQQFKSVASSSEQDSSVLGFLKNAATKVQNAHSSVDDHLVRWFGLNQSKYQWALDEYYQDKGSEGKCVKAEEMPGKVQSV, from the exons ATGCCAATCAACAAAGACCCATCAACACCTCCGCCTGTCATCGGAAAGATCGGGCCTTACACTGTCTTCATGACTCCTCCGGCGACTCCAAAACCACCTGAGTCTCCTGCCGCCGTGTCTCAGAAGGCTATCCTTCAACCGCCGGTTCTTCCTCCGCCGCAGCAGTTTAAATCGGTGGCTTCGTCCTCTGAACAAGACAGCTCAGTTTTGGGTTTCCTCAAAAACGCCGCCACAAAGGTTCAAAATG CACACTCAAGCGTGGATGATCACTTGGTGAGATGGTTTGGGTTAAACCAATCTAAGTACCAGTGGGCTTTGGACGAGTATTACCAAGACAAAGGATCT GAAGGGAAGTGCGTGAAAGCAGAGGAGATGCCAGGGAAAGTACAAAGCGTATAA
- the LOC103874060 gene encoding VIN3-like protein 2 isoform X2 — MDSSLDGDSMKGRKMSVDEKRKLVHELSKDSDLAFEALQVWTHEEIRQVLCAELGKERKYKNLTKAQLINSLLKTVSEKKAPTPIKGNSGGDQEDRKRDSSTTTTKTTKRNSKRQRKNATPTRYVSAESVNKAKGGIYCKNLACQAMLRQEDLFCQRCSCCVCHKYDDNKDPSLWLTCGSDPPFPGDSCGLSCHLDCAFKNEKSGLKPSSDVDGCFYCVSCGKTNSLLECWKKQLLIAKETRSVDVLCNRLVLAQKLLKGTEKYIKLSETVEEAVMSLETELCGGPLTDLPSAMCRGNVNRLGSASKVKDLCSSALKSLQDTPECCFKVVSLRGGKQSSVDETKVSTRTLQEEEEETVSEKVVNGKSSTSCGFGLEDCVKIMRQLECSGYVDKSFRQEFLTWYSLRASAQEMNVVKTFIDAFGDDSVALAEQLVDTFSDCISRKR; from the exons ATGGACTCTTCTCTCGACG GTGACTCCATGAAAGGCAGAAAAATGAGCGTTGATGAAAAGAGAAAGCTTGTTCATGAACTCTCAAAAGATTCGGATTTAGCCTTCGAAGCCTTGCAGGTGTGGACCCATGAAGAGATTCGACAGGTCTTATGCGCAGAGTTAGGGAAAGAAAGAAAGTACAAGAACTTGACGAAAGCTCAGCTCATCAACAGCCTCTTGAAAACTGTGTCAGAGAAAAAAGCTCCAACGCCTATTAAAGGAAACTctggaggagatcaagaagacaGGAAGAGAGactcatcaacaacaacaacaaaaacaactaAGAGAAACTCAAAAAGACAAAGGAAGAACGCTACTCCTACTCGCTATGTGAGCGCTGAATCGGTTAATAAAGCTAAAGGCGGTATCTACTGTAAGAACTTGGCTTGTCAAGCTATGCTGAGACAAGAAGACTTGTTCTGTCAAAGGTGTTCTTGTTGTGTCTGCCACAAGTATGATGACAATAAAGATCCTAGTCTCTGGTTAACCTGCGGTTCTGATCCTCCCTTCCCCGGTGATTCTTGTGGCTTGTCTTGCCATCTGGATTGTGCTTTCAAGAATGAAAAATCAGGTCTCAAGCCAAGTAGTGACGTTGATGGATGCTTCTACTGTGTCTCCTGTGGCAAAACAAACAGCTTGCTTGA gTGTTGGAAGAAGCAACTGTTGATTGCAAAGGAAACCAGAAGCGTTGACGTGCTTTGTAACCGTCTTGTATTGGCTCAGAAGCTTCTCAAGGGCACGGAGAAGTACATAAAGCTTTCTGAGACCGTGGAGGAAGCTGTGATGAGTTTAGAAACTGAGTTGTGTGGTGGTCCTCTTACTGATCTTCCATCGGCAATGTGTAGAGGAAACGTAAACAGGCTTGGCTCAGCGTCAAAAGTGAAGGATCTTTGCTCTTCTGCTTTGAAATCTCTCCAAGATACACCAGAGTGTTGCTTCAAAGTTGTTTCCCTTAGAGGCGGCAAACAGTCCAGCGTAGATGAAACCAAAGTCTCTACAAGAACccttcaagaagaagaagaagaaactgttTCAGAGAAGGTGGTCAATGGTAAGAGTTCAACAAGCTGCGGGTTTGGGCTGGAGGATTGCGTGAAGATTATGAGACAGCTTGAGTGTTCAGGTTATGTTGATAAGAGTTTCAGACAGGAGTTCCTGACTTGGTATAGCTTAAGAGCCAGTGCTCAGGAGATGAACGTTGTGAAGACATTCATTGATGCTTTCGGGGACGATTCAGTAGCTTTAGCTGAGCAGCTCGTCGACACATTCTCTGATTGCATATCAAGAAAGCGGTGA
- the LOC103874164 gene encoding putative nuclease HARBI1, translating to MSSSSSDNVDERLDEIIDEIVDDTYNDIVESQPNKQKRRAYVERNREVGHDRLWNDYFSEHSTFLAHLFRRRFRMSKDLFLRIVVTLSENIRFFTQRRDATGRSGLSPLQKCTAAICQLAYGSAADAADEYLRLGESTALSCLHHFTDGIIQLFGKEYLRRPTPEDLQRLLDIGEKRGFPGMVGSIDCMHWEWKNCPTAWKGQYARGSGKPTIVLEAVASQDLWIWHAFFGPPGTLNDINVLDRSPVFDDIFEGRAPTVEYVVNGHNYNLAYYLTDGIYPKWATFIQSITSPQGPKAELFAKKQEATRKDVERAFGVLQSRFAIVKNPALSLDKQKIGKIMRACIILYNMIVENERDGYIRYDDYEFEEEDGPRSSRVGNNMPTNIHNIIGIRNDVHDTQAHHRLKYDLIENIWNKFGDS from the coding sequence ATGTCATCATCCTCATCTGACAACGTCGATGAAAGATTGGACGAAATTATCGACGAAATTGTTGATGATACATACAATGACATTGTGGAGTCCCAACCCAATAAGCAGAAGAGGCGTGCTTATGTAGAGCGAAACCGTGAAGTAGGACACGACCGTTTATGGAATGACTACTTCAGCGAACATTCAACATTTTTGGCCCATTTATTCAGACGCCGGTTCCGCATGAGTAAGGATTTATTCTTGCGTATAGTGGTGACCCTTTCAGAGAACATTCGATTCTTTACACAAAGAAGAGATGCAACCGGGAGGTCTGGTCTTTCTCCACTACAAAAATGTACGGCGGCTATTTGTCAACTAGCTTACGGTTCAGCGGCTGACGCTGCAGACGAATATCTTCGACTTGGTGAAAGCACGGCTCTTTCATGTTTACACCATTTCACTGACGGAATAATACAATTATTCGGAAAAGAGTATCTACGAAGGCCCACACCAGAGGATCTTCAACGGTTGCTGGATATTGGAGAGAAACGCGGGTTTCCTGGGATGGTGGGAAGCATTGACTGCATGCACTGGGAATGGAAGAATTGcccaaccgcttggaaaggacagTACGCACGTGGCTCGGGAAaaccgacaattgtcttagaggctgtggcttcacaagatctttggatttGGCACGCTTTCTTCGGTCCACCAGGTACtttaaacgatattaatgtcTTGGATAGgtctcctgtttttgatgacattttcgAAGGCCGAGCTCCCACGGTAGAGTATGTGGTCAACGGACACAACTATAACTTGGCTTACTATCTCACTGACGGTATCTATCCCAAATGGGCAACCTTTATCCAATCTATCACAAGTCCTCAAGGCCCTAAGGCAGAATTATTTGCTAAAAAACAAGAAGCAACCCGGAAAGATGTGGAAAGGGCTTTCGGAGTATTGCAATCTCGATTTGCGATTGTGAAGAACCCGGCTCTTTCATTGGACAAACAGAAGATTgggaagattatgagagcatgtattaTACTATACAATATGATAGTCGAAAATGAACGAGATGGTTACATTCGGTACGATGATTatgaatttgaagaagaagacggcCCAAGAAGTTCACGGGTCGGTAACAACATGCCTACAAATATCCATAATATTATCGGCATCCGGAATGATGTTCACGATACCCAGGCACATCATCGATTgaaatatgatttaatagaaaatatttggaataaaTTTGGTGATTCATAA
- the LOC108872366 gene encoding glutathione S-transferase T3-like — protein sequence MANISGYVNLLTSQIPIDLESPGSQVPDEPGDKIRRKWTITDDKILIGAWLNTSKGPVVSTEQKADAFWNRIVDYYNASPLLVGTEPRKLRPCKQRWARINEQVSKFSGCYDGALREQRSGQNDDDIMKAALDIFFINNGYKFVLDHCWRELRHDQKWCATHTAKDGGKEKRKPPMEGDREEGGHGEPEGRPPGVKAAKAGCKKKKSAREEELTKLEAVLATKEKISRHKLLDRLLAKTEPLSDMETTLKLKLMSEML from the coding sequence ATGGCTAACATTTCCGGGTATGTAAACCTACTAACTAGTCAAATCCCCATTGACCTTGAATCACCCGGTAGCCAAGTTCCCGATGAGCCTGGTGACAAGATTAGGAGGAAATGGACTATCACAGATGATAAAATCCTTATTGGTGCGTGGCTTAACACCAGTAAGGGCCCTGTGGTGAGCACTGAACAGAAAGCTGATGCTTTCTGGAACCGTATCGTTGACTACTACAACGCAAGCCCTCTCCTGGTGGGTACTGAACCGAGGAAGCTTCGTCCTTGCAAGCAGCGGTGGGCTCGTATAAACGAGCAAGTATCCAAGTTTTCTGGATGCTATGACGGGGCTTTGAGAGAGCAGAGAAGTGGGCAaaatgatgatgatatcatgAAAGCGGCTTTAGACATTTTCTTCATTAATAACGGCTACAAGTTCGTCCTGGATCACTGCTGGAGGGAGTTGAGGCATGACCAGAAATGGTGCGCAACTCATACGGCTAAGGACGGTGGAAAGGAGAAGCGGAAACCACCTATGGAGGGTGATAGAGAAGAAGGGGGACACGGAGAACCAGAGGGTAGACCTCCCGGGGTAAAGGCTGCCAAAGCCGgatgtaagaagaagaagagtgctAGGGAGGAGGAGTTGACGAAGCTAGAGGCTGTTTTAGCAACTAAAGAAAAGATCTCTAGACATAAACTCCTAGATCGTTTACTCGCGAAAACAGAGCCACTCTCAGACATGGAGACTACTCTAAAACTCAAACTAATGTCGGAAATGTTGTGA